A stretch of DNA from Columba livia isolate bColLiv1 breed racing homer chromosome 11, bColLiv1.pat.W.v2, whole genome shotgun sequence:
CTGCGCGAGCCGAGCCCAGCCGAGTCGGGCCGGACCGAGCCGAACCGCCTCGGGTGGAGCCGGAGCCGAACCGAACCGAACCGAACCgcagccgagccgagccgagccgagccgggctgggccgggccggtCATGCAGCTGCCGCAGGTGCCggcgccggggccgcggccgcccGTGCTGTGGGTACCCGCCGGGTCCAAGATCCTCTGCATCGAGGTAGGGCCCCGCCTTTGTCTGCCGCggctcggcccggcccggggcgtCCGCGGGGTGCGGGGGTCTGCACTGGGGGGAGGTTTGCGTGATGGTGAGGGGGTGTATCCACACCCAGGGATGCGGGGTGTTGCTGGGGAGGGTGTATCTGCACACAAGAGTGAGGGGGTGTTGGCAAGGGGGGCTATTTGCACGCAGGGATGGGGGTGTGAATGGCTGTGTCGGTGAGGAGGGTGCACCTGCACCCACGGGTGGGGGTGTTGCTGAGGAGGGTGGATCTGCACCCACGGGTGATAGGGTGCTGCTGAGGAGGGTGGATCTGCACCCAGGGGTGGGGGGTGTTGGCAGGGGGTGTCTGTGCACCCCAGGCTGCCGTGTGATGATGAGCAGGGTGTATTTGCCAGCAGGTCTGGGGTGTGCACACGCCCGTGTGGGTGAAGAGGGTGTATCTGCACCCGGGGCCGGGTTGTGTGGTTGTGCGTTGGCTGCAGGGTGTGTTTTTCCACCCTGGGTCTGTGTGTCTGCTCGCAGGTGTgcgtggggctgtgctgggggggctggcaggggtggGTGGGCCCACCCTGGGTGGTGGTGGGTGTGTAGGTGAAGACGGTGTATCTGCACCCCGGGTGTTTGTGTGTACGGGTGTTGCATGGGCACCCACATTGTCAGGGCCTGGTgggggggctggctgggtgtctgTGGGCGGTGGTGTCCGTCTGTCTGCACAGGGCCGTCGGGTGCCCACCCTGTGGCCgtgatggggaaactgaggcaaggGGCGTCATGTCCCTGCCCAGCAGGGGTGGCGGTGCCGACTGTGCGCCCGCGGTTGTGTCCCTGTGGTGGTGCGGGGTGCATAGCCGTGGGTGCTGTGCGGGTGTGTGGGTGTGAGGATGATGTGCGGGTGTCGGGGTGTTGTGTGTGGGTGTACCCGGGGCTGGGTGTGCAGTCGtgctggggtgtgtgtgtgtctgtgtgtgggtGCGAGTGTGTGGCTGTGTAGGTGTGCGGTTGTGTGGGGGGGTGGCAGATGCTGTGGGGCTGTATGGGACGCGTGGTTGTGTGTGCAGGGTGGTTGTGGAGCGGTGTGACTGTGCCCAGGCCATCTCGTGTCCCCCAGGGCTTGGCAGGGTGTTCCTGCGATGGGTGGCTGCCTGTACCCCAGCGCCTGTTTCCCTGCAGCAGGGGTTGGCTGCCTGGGGACCCCTAGGGTGATGGGGACACTAGGTTACCATGGGCACCCGTGTCACCTGGCACCTCCGTCTCAGCTCATTCGGATGCATGGTGGTTTGTTGGCTCCTCCGGCTGTTGGGTGCAAGGAGGGTGACACCAAGGAAGGAGCGATGGCCAGAAGTGACCCTGTGCCCTGGGGCTGGCTCTCCTCAATGCCCCATTGGGCGCTCCTGATTTGGGTGACAGTGCCCGAGGCGGTTTGGCAACCGGTGGTGACCCCCTGGGGCTGTAGCACCCGGGTGGTTTGgctgtggggctctatggggcaccCACGGGTACTGGGACACCCCAGGCAGGTTCTCCTGTGACCCTGGGGCATGCAAGGATGTGTGTGTGGGACATGGGTGTGAATTAGGGGGTGGGTGACTTTGTGGGCACTGAACACCCCGTTGTGGGTGTGGGGTGATACCAGGGGTGCCAAAACCCCTGTTTTGGGGTGTCCGGAGGCCGGAGCGGTTTCTCCCCAGGGTAGGTTAGCCAGTCCCTGAGGCCTGACATTTATAAACATCAGCTGCTCCCGGAGAATCAATACGGTTTAATAACCGGCGAGCGGAGACGGGAGACACATCAAAATGACACTCTGCGGCTCCGTAAATGTTATTCTAAATCATCCTCGCCGGGTTTATTACATTAAACATACAGCAGCGGGCACGGGAAATTTATTCCATCAAAGGCCATCACGCTGGCAAATGGGACTGGTGGgtttgcgggggggggggcagcccccccacccccaaaaacaGGGTCCCTCCTCCTGGTCACGACAAGATGAGGGGGATGTTGGTCCCAGGGGTCTCCGTGCTGGGTTTGGGCTGAGCTGGCTCCTGCCATGGCGCAGGGGTTGGGGTGGATGTTTGGGTGACACGATGGGTGACGCGAGGGCAGGCAGGTGGCCCTGCGTCCCTCGGTGTCACCTCCCGGCTCCTGAGGACCTGGTCCCCTCCCCGGAGCATCCCTGGCTCGGTGCTGACATTTCTCCTTGCGTTTCCCTGGAGACGAGGCAGTTGCTGTGGAAAcctccctcctcttcttccttcaccatcctcatcctcaccccGGAGCGAGGGGGGCTGGAAACTGGTGTTGCCCCCACCCACCCCCTAGATTTGGGGGTGCGCAGGAGTCACCCCGGGGTGTGGGTCCACGCCCGCGCGTGTCTCCATGTCCCTGTGCGCGCACACCCGCCTCATCATGCGTGACATCCCGCCGTTGCCGTGACGACCCCATCGAGCACATGGCTCGGGCGCCGCAGCATCGCGGGGGGAAGCACGCTTGTTGCCGTGGAAACGGCCATAATTGTAGCGTTTTTCGgctaaaagaggggaaaaaaggagggggagagaggaggagaaatggcTCCGTGGGGCAGCGGGCCAGAGACGTCAGCACCGGcccggcgtgtcctgccgcacACCCGTCTCACGCCTGTAGGTACACACGCATGGCAGGAGGCCGAAATTGGGTGAGAATTGGGAAAAACGGAGAGTGAtggcagtgctgctggaggggcCAGGGCTGGCCGGGCGCTGCTGCCGCCTCTGCAGCCCTTTGCAGTCCAGGAACGCGGGCGGGCGGCCAGCGGTGGCACCGGGTACCCCTTGTTCCCCACGGAAAGGGTCCGGCGGGGGTGCAGGACCAGCTCTGACCTCCCTCCCCCTTGTGTGTTGCAGATGAACCGCCCCATCCAGGTGAAGCCGGCCGACAGCGAGGGCCGAGGAGGTAGGTCCCCCCTTCCCCGGCCGCCTCGCgtgggcagggggtgcagggccACCCAGGGGATGATGGGGGACGCAGCGGCATCGCAAGGGCTGTGGCGGGGAGGTTGGTTTGCGGAGACAAGGAGCTGCCTGCGCCGGTGGCACCTGAACGTGAGCGCAGAGCAAAGGTGGTGGCGGCTCTCCCTGCCCAGCCGGGCCTGACATCATGCTCAGAATGTTGTGATGTCATTCTGAGAACATCGTGACATCACGCTGACAACGTCATGACATCACGCCGAGAAAGTCCCGATGTCACCCCGATAGCATCCTGCCGTCACGCCAGGCAGAGCGCCTGTCAAGCCGTTCTCCGCCAGCCCCTTCGTCAACCGAACAACCTAGTTACCATCCCGGCGCTGCCTGTGGGGACCCCGGCGCGTTGGGGTGCAGGAGGTGGCCGCATGTGGCCTCAGTCCCCCAAATTCCCCGTGGGGATTTGCTGCTCGCAAGGCTGCGGTGATAATTTGGGTGAAACTGCAAGAATCAGATCAAACCGGCGGTGCTGCCAGGACGTGCGGCACCTCGCGGGGCCGCGTGTGCTCGGCCGGGGTGAATATCCCCCTTTTCCAAACACGTTATTCACCGCAGCGCAAGCCGGTCCTGGCACGTCCCAGAGGGACACGGCAAATAAATTACCCACTTACTGAGCGTAATTGGTGAAGGATTAAAAATCAATGGGCGAGCTCGGGCGCCCGGCTCCGGCCCCCTGGCCCGGGAGGCGACGCTCACCCGCCGAACCCGCTCTCCCGGCCGCCTGAGCCGGGAGATGGTTTATGTTTAACTAGACAACGCACCAGCCCTATTCCCTTAACTAATTTTCCCGGTACCTTAACGGACAGAGCATTAATCGTCTCCtgccattatttatttatttccccagcAACGCTCCTGACAGGGGCaccttattttctttgtcaAATGCCATTAGCGCGCGGCAGGAGCGCGCAGCCGCGCAAGACAGATGCTGGTAATAATCATGAAATTCTCATTATTTACTCTCCCTTCTCTCGTGTTGGGGTTATTTATGTCCCCTGGGCACGGCCGGAGGCTGCGGTTTATTCTGCGAGTCGATCGTACCGAGGCGATCGCCACTGATTTTTGTGGGCTCCCTTTGTTTGCCGGGGGAGCCGGTTCCTCCAGACCTGGGAAAATCCCCAGCTCCGGTCCCTCAAGCGGGAACCGGCTCTTCCCAAGTGATTTCCCTGCAGGAGAGGTTCTCCCACCCCGAGCGTTTTGTCGGATGGAGGTGATGAACCCCGCGCGCTCGCCGCCGGGGCGGCACcgctccctccttcccctccccgcgCCGTTCGCAAACCGGGGCCGGTGGGGGACATCCCGCTCTCCGACCGGCTcggttttgttttcagaagacaGGAAGCTCTTtgtggggatgctggggaagcagcagagcGAGGATGACGTCCGGCGCCTCTTTGAGCCCTTTGGCCAGATTGAGGAGTGCACCATCCTGCGAGGCCCCGACGGAGCCAGCAAaggtgggttttggggagctgggggagcaCCCCATGGCTGCCGGCACCCGTGGGGACGTGGTAATGGCCGTTTGGGCAGCGCAGGGTGCCGCAGCAGCCGAATCCAAGCTCTCCCACGTCCCCTCTCTGCCCTCAGGTTGTGCCTTTGTGAAGTACGGCAGCCACGCCGAGGCGCAGGCGGCCATCACCAGCCTGCACGGCAGCCAGACCATGCCGGTGAGTGCCAGGCCCTGCCCCGCGCAACCCCGTGCTGCCCGCCTAATCCAATCACCGGCTAATTTGATCCTCTAATTGGATCAAAATCCTGCAGCCCGGCAATTTGTTGGCTGCATCACCCCGAGGTTCGTCCTCGCCAGGGTGGGTGCGCGGGGCTAATTCCCCCCGCGCTGGAGAAAGGGGCTGCTTAATTAACGTTGAAGGTCAGAATTGTGAACgaggagggggaaaaggaaacagaggTCAGGGAGCCGCCGCcagggagaaaaaacagctaTAATTAAACCTTGCATCGATTGCTGGTCGCTGCTGCCAAACcggcagcatccccagggctgaggatgctgcagcagctgagagccaGCGCGTCCCTCCCCAGAACGGGGGGACATTTGGGGTGCCCCCATCAGCCTCATCTTCCCCCAAATCTCAGGGCGCCTCGTCCAGCCTGGTGGTGAAGTTTGCGGACACGGATAAGGAGAGGACCCTGCGGCGGATGCATCAGATGGCCGGGCAGCTGGGCATCTTCAACCCCATGACCATCCAGTTCGGCGCCTACGGGGCCTACACGCAAGCGGTAGGAGCGGGCGcagctgggacctggggggtttggggagccCCGTGTTTGCGGGGAAGCCGGTTTTGCCTGTGAAAGCCCCCATGGGATTGTAGCACTGCCAGTCAGGGTTGGTTTGTCCCAATTTGGGGACACAACAGAGGGATTCACCTCCTGAGGTGGGGGCAGCGTGGCTGGAGGGTGCATCCATCCCAAATATTTTACTGTCACCTACACCTCGTCATATTTTAGTGTCCCCATCTGGGGACACAACAGAGGGATTCCCCACCGAGGTGCGGGTGGTGTGGCTGGAGGGTGCATCCATTCCAAATATTTTAGCGTCACCTCGTCCTGTCCCCGCGTCCGGCAGCGGGTGGTGTTCGTCCCTCGGAGCGCGGGTGCTGATTTATCCTCCCCGCCTCTcgctccctttccccttttcccctgtTTTGTCCCCTTCAGATCATGCAGCAGCAGGCGGCCCTGATGGCAGCAGCGCAGGGGACCTGCCTGAACCCCATGGCCGCCATTGCCGCTGCCCAGATGCAGCAGATGGCCGCCTTCAATGTCAGCGGGCTGGTGGCCGCCCCCCTCACCCCCTCTTCAGGTACCACCCCTCTGTTTTCCCCCCATCCTGCTCACCATCCTCACGGGGGTTGTTTCCAGCGCTGACACCCCCCCCGTCCCGCAGGTACGAGCACCCCCCCCGGCATCAGCACGGCGCCGGTGCCCAGCATCGCAGCGCCCATCGGGGTGAACGGCTTCAGCCCGCTGCCACCGCAGAGCAACGGGCAGCCCGCCTCCGAGCCCATCTACACCAACGGCATCCACCCCTACCCAGGTAGCCCCCCTCGCAGCCCCCCAGGGGGTCCCCCAAACCCACATTGGGGCTGGGAGAGCGCAGCAGGCTCCCCATTGAAATCCCTCCTCTCGTAGCATAGCTGGTGCGCTCGGCTCCCATGGAATGAAACGGGGGGAGCAGCTCTGCGCCCCCGCAGCGGCGCCCTCCCTCATCCCCGCGTTTCTCCTCCTGATTTTCCTCCTCCCGTCTTTTCTCTTCCCAGCTCAAAGCCCCACGGTGGCGGATCCCCTCCAGCAAGCCTACGCGGGCATGCAGCACTATGCAGGTCTCCAGCTTCGCTTTGCaccttcttccctctctcccctctttGCTCCTCACTCTTATTTTTCTGGGGGGGAACTGAACATCACTTTGGGGTTGAACCGCAGGACTGGGGCACAGATTAACGTGGTGAGCACGGTGCTGTCCCCTGGCAGGAGCTTCGGGGCAGCGGTCGTTTAGTTAGGAGCGCTAACAGCCATTTTCAGCTTTGCAATAGAAAATCAAGTTTTGCACCccaaatttgtttttttcaaccAAAAGTGCTGGATTTCCTCAACCTTGAGGCTGTGCTGCCAACACCCCTCCTGGGAGAGCCCTTCCCACATCCCCGGGTTTTTGGGAGGCTGGGGCCTTGCAGGGGTGGGAGGGACAGAGCCAGCAGCCCCGGGGGCGGGAGAGCCACCTCCACGGAGGGTGACGACGGGGACATCCCCGTCCCCAGCCCTTCCCGGGGGTCTCAGCCCCGCGTTTCTCTCTCCCAGCAGCGTATCCCGCCGCCTATGCGCCCATCAGCCAAGCCTTCCCCCAGCAAGCGCCCATCATCCCGCAGCAGCAGCGAGAAGGTGAGGGGTTGTGGGGGTGACCCGGCGGCTCCTCGCTGCCCGCCCGGGGTGTCCCCCGCCTCGCGGCTGACGTCCGGCTGTCCTTTGTGTGTCACCCAGGTCCCGAAGGCTGTAACCTGTTTATTTATCACCTgccccaggagttcggggacgCGGAGCTCACGCAGatgttcttgcctttcggcaaTGTCATCTCTGCCAAAGTCTTTGTGGACCGTGCCACCAACCAGAGCAAGTGCTTTGGTGAGTCCCGCTGGGTGGCTGTCCCCGATGTCCCATCTCGagggtctgtctgtccctgatgtcccaTTTTGAGGGTCCGTCTGTTTCTGAAGGCCCAGCCCGGGGCTCCAACGTGCTGGATCAacttgtctgtctgtcccaggGCAGTTTTTTTCCCACACCGTGCCAGGACAGAAGGACGTACCTTCCtactgtcccctgtgtccccagcccagcctggagaGGACTGGCCACCACTTGTCACCCCCATATCTGCTCACATCGCCAAGTGCCACCGCTTCCACCAGACCTGTCACCATAGTGTCTCGGTAGCCCTTGTCACCTTGGTGGCCCCACAAATCACAtcaccctggtgtccccagacCTTGTCGCCCTGGTGTCAGCATCGATCTGCAAACCCTGTCATCCAGGTGTCCCCTGAGCCCACAGATCCTGGTGTCCCCACCGTCCTGCTCACCttggtgtccctgtcactttcATAGACCCTgtcaccccagtgtccccacaaATCCCATCACCTTAGTGTCCGTGCAGACCAATCCAGTGTCCCTGTGGACCCTCTGGTGTCCTCACAGGTCCTGTCACCTCGATGTCGCTGCAGACCCTCGTGTCCCCAAAGGTGCCATCATCCCATCACCTTGGGGCTCCACCTGAGGCTGCCCACAGGAGCATCCTATGGGATTTCCATAATTTTGAGGCACAGCAGCAACTTGGGATGCTGATGGTGACAAGCTCCTCTGTCgccctgtcccttgtccccaggtTTCGTCAGTTTTGACAATCCGACGAGCGCTCAGGCAGCCATTCAGGCCATGAACGGCTTCCAGATCGGCATGAAGAGGCTAAAAGTCCAGCTAAAGCGGCCAAAAGATGCCAACAGGCCCTACTGACCCCTGCTGCGCTGCGGAGAGGTGAGCGGGGATGGAGGGGACCCTGTGGCTGGCCCCTGGGCTGGCCCGAGGCAGCAAAGGGGACGCGTGTTGCCAAGAAACGTCCTCAAGTGTGTGTGGAAGTTTCTGTGCCCGGGAGCTCTGCGAGTGTGGTTCAAACTGGGGATTGGGTCCCTAcatcccttccttccctccatccttttgtccctccctccctctctctgtccctctctccATCCCTTTCTCCCTCCGTCCCTTCCCTTCTGTCCTTCCCtccgtcccttttcccttcccttcccttcccttcccttcccttcccttcccttcccttcccttcccttcccttcccttcccttcccttcccttcccttcccttcccttcccttcccttcccttcccttcccttcccttcccttcccttcccttcccttcccttcccttcccttcccttcccttcccttcccttcccttcccttcccttcccttcccttcccttcccttcccttccctttttccctcctgtccttccctccatccctcccctctgctccgTCCTTTTCAttcatcccttccctccatcccttcctgtctgtccttccctccatcccttcctgtctgtccttccctccatcccttcctgtctgtcctttcctccatcccttcctgtctgtcctttcctccatcccttcctgtctgtcctttcctccatcccttcctgtctgtcctttcctccatcccttcctgtctgtccttccctccatcccttcctgtctgtccttccctccatcccttcctgtctgtcctttcctccatcccttcctgtctgtcctttcctccatcccttcctgtctgtcctttcctccatcccttcctgtctgtccttccctccatcccttcTCTTCTGTCCTTCCCTCCATCCATTACCTCCGTccctttttttgtcctttccctctgtccttccctccatccttccctctctttcctccatcccttcctctGTCCCTCCGTCtgtcctttccctcccttccctcctccatcCCAGCACCCAGACCCAGTCCCACTCCCACAGCAGGGTCTGGGAGTCCCTCTCACGGCCCCGTCGCTGTTTTGCAGGTCGAGGGTCCCTCTCACGGCCCCGTCGCTGTTTTGCAGGTCGGGCGTCCCGCGGTGTCTGACGACTTTCCCCTTCCCCACGTGCAGTATCCAACCCTGTAACTCTCTTTCTTTGCACCGCGTCccggaggaggaagaggaggagagagcagtgAAGAAGAGAGCCGTTCTGGTCGTAGCTTTCCTTTTTTGATTtacttttgaaacatttttgtcCCGAACCGGTCTTGTTTGTTACCCAACGGGAACGAGAGAGCGAGGAGGAGAGCGATGTGACACCGGGACTGAGATTGGCCACCGGGACTCACCGAATCCCTCACCGGGAGAAGGGAGCGCGGCTCTGGGCAGCCGGGATACGATTaccttggggtttttttgtgtcttttttttaatttaaagcactCATTTGCTGCTACCGATTTCCCAGGAGAAACGAGGATAAAAGAGGCTCCAAACGGATTCTTAAACCAAAGCTGGTGAGACGGGACCAGCCTCGGGCGCTTCACCTGGAGGATGCTTGtttggaaggaaaggaagaaaaggaaacagcaagATTTTAATTTTCCCCGCgttgggaaagaaaacaaaaggctcAAAGGATGTTGGACTTATAGAAGATAtatataaataagtaaatatatatatatatatcccatGGAGCAGGGCAGCGGGACACGCGCTTCCCCTGCTTGTCACTGGCACAGGGACATAGGATTACTTGTTTCAGAGTCATATCATTCCTTAGAGTTTAGGGACCAAAGGActattgctttttttaaatatatctataaataaattaatttaaaaaaaaacaacaacaaaaaaacaacaaaaaaaaaacctaaataaaaacaaaacacacacacacaaaaaaaaaatgggaagaaagagaagaaaaaaaccaaacgaATTTAAAAGGTTGAGAAGAAAAAACCTCGGGCGTTAAGAGGTTTCCTAGAGGGCTCGGTTTCGGGGGGCTCAAGGGCTCGGTTTTGGGGATAGGGGGGTTGAGGGGGGTTTTCGGGGGTGCGgcggctcccccagccccgcggccCAGGCGGGGGACTCACGCTGGTCACAGAAACCCCTCGGTCGCTGCCGCGAGGGGGCGAAGCGATTGCGGTTCTTGGCGTTTTCGGTcgggtttgggggggttttttggggctttattttttttttttcagccaaaaaaagaaaaaaaagagaaaaaaataagagaaaaaaaaaaataatgtgaggTTTCGGCAGAAACGAAGCGAAGCGAAATAAACTTATTTTGTCAAAATCGTCACCTTGGTTGGTTCTTTGGAGCAATATCCGCCGCCTCCCACCGCCCGGGTCCTCCCGAACATCCGCTGGGAATTTGGTGAAGCCAAGAGAGCAGTGTGggcttctctttttatttgttttcttccaaaaattGCCCTTTTCTAGAGGATTTTACCGGAGGAACTTTGGCTGTTCCCTCCGCTGTGTCCCCCATGAACGTCCCTTTGCGCCCAACCCGCTGGCGAGCGGCTGCAGTGAAGCATCGTGAttcatttctttgtatttaaagaaggggggaaaagccccaaaacccacaaatgGAAGCAAAATAACGGGGTAGCTGGcagggtgggtgctggggggttgGGTTTGGGTGGCCTTGGGAACAGCTGGAGCCTGGGGTCCCCCCAAGGGCTGAGGTGACGCCCCCTGGTGTGACAAGCCCGTTGGGTCTCAGCCAGCCACTCTACCTAAACAGGGACGTTTTTGAAGTtgatttttaattctctttatAAATCCTGGTTGAAAGTGACGCCCAAGGCAGCAAAATGCTGCTTTGGGGTATTTTGTTACTTGTTGGACCCTTGAGCCCCTCCAAGGGATCCCGGTGTtccctgggtcccctccccgggCACCTTAGGGCTGATATTTCACTGCGGCAGCCTCAACCGAGCGGGGACCCCCAGGAGTGGGGGCCACCTCACTGCCCCTGTCACCTCCACACCCCCCAGGGCGGTTCGAACACTTTAACTCCACCGACACAggttcattttctctttttttctttttctcgggtttgttttttgcttcGGTTTCTCGTCGTCGATAAAAACGCCGTCGCTTGCCAATGCCAGGAGGGGCGGCCGCCGGCCCTGCCAGCCCCTTCTCCACGGGGTTGGGGACACCGGGGATGGGACGGGGAGGGGACAAGGGACCGCTAAACCCGTCTGCTGCTCGCTTGACGCTTATGGACAGTGCGGAGCCACGGGCGTTGGCCCCATCTGCCTGCCCAGGAGGCTCCAAACCCGCTCGTCCTTCCCCAGCCTCACCGGGGGTCTTCGCTCAGCACCCGGGGGGGGTCCCCGCAGCCGCTCAGTTTGTGTACACCTGAGTCCCGATCACACGCATGATCTCCTTCTGGATTTTGGGGTCCTGAGTATTGATATTGGCATCTCCCACTTGGCCATCTTCGTACCTGCAAGGGGAGAAGCGGGGGTGagggggtgtcccgggggggTTCCCGGGGGTGCCGGCGCAGTGGGGACTCACACAAAGAAGAAGCGGGTGCAGACGTGGTCCGAGACGGGGCAGACCCAGATGTTACCGTGTTTCTGCAGGTCCTTGGAGGTGATGACTGCCGGGGGAAGGGGCTGTTGGACAGGGGGAACCCTCCCTCCCTGGGAAAGCCAAGGGTCCCCCCAGGGTGCCCCCACCCCTCTCCGTCCCCCCAGTGTGTCCCTGCACCTTCGCAAAGCGCGATGCAGTTCAGGTTGCGGCTCTGGAGGAAGCGGGACTGGATGGAGCGGGTCTGCGGGGAGAGCAGCCGGCGTTACCCGCGGgggccgtgtccctgtcccccccggCCCGCGGTGTCCCCCGGCCTGTCACCTGCGGGATTGTGTTCATCCGGTTGTACCTCTGCACCAGCTCGTCCTTCGAAGGCATCCGGTGCTGCCCTTTCCCCATCCCTGCGGAGGAGACAGGTGGCGGCTGTCAGACCCCAGCagagatggggacacacagggacacatgCCACAGATGGGGACGGCCACTCCGGGTGCTCCCGAACCCTGGGAACCCCCCAAAAGTGGGCGCAGTGGCTTTGGGAGCCTAGAAAGCGTGGGGGTTTTAAATCCCCGGAGAGCCTCGGGGctggtttgggtgggaaggaCGCGGGAcgctgctcctccagctggcGCGATGCCGAGTGTCCCCGGGCCCATGCGGGGAGAGGGGACGGGAGCGCAGGCAGGAgcgggcagcgcaggcagcaccAGGCACGCAGGCAGCCTCTTACCTGAGTATCCAAAGGAAATACTGGAGATGGGGCTGAGATAGATGCCCTTGCCATAGGCTGCTCCATGCAGCTTGCAGGAAAACACCGGGGTGAGCGATGTGGGGTCACCCCGACAGTTTGGGTGGCGGAGGCAGCCCGGCCTCTGCAGGCAGCCGCCTGCACCCTccctgcccgcccgccccgcggccgCTGCCGGGCGCCCAGGAGCATCCTTACCTGCAGTTTGGTGTAGGAAGCGTTGACCAGCCCGTTGCGCAGGATGGAGTGCCAGTTCTCAATGTGGGAGCCGCTGGAAAAATAACAGCCCCACGTCAGCCCCACGTTGCTCGTTTGGGgggctcctgctgcctcccGGCAACTCACTGGAAAGCGAAGGTGCTGCCGTAGAGCTTCTTGGCGGTGCGGAACCGGGCTTCCTTGGCTGGGGGGCTGCTGAGCAGGAGGAACTGGTGGGAGGTGTGCATGAACTTCAGCTGCTACCAGGGGAACgggaagagcaaaggcagcgcCGGGGGGAgagaggacagacagacagacagagatcATGCACGGCAGCCGGGCCcggtcccagcccagccctgcttcGGTCTGTGGCATCTCCTGTCTCTTGTCCTCCATCCCACGGCCCAGGTCAAACATCCTCCATTCTCTACCCCATATCCATGTGTCACAGGCTGCAGAGCCCAAAGGCTGCGTCCTGCATCCCAGATCCTTCCGTTTACCACCCCGTGTCCTCACATCCCTCCCCCTGCATCCTCCATCCTGCATCCCACATCC
This window harbors:
- the CELF6 gene encoding CUGBP Elav-like family member 6 isoform X5; translated protein: MAGGRNWMNRPIQVKPADSEGRGEDRKLFVGMLGKQQSEDDVRRLFEPFGQIEECTILRGPDGASKGCAFVKYGSHAEAQAAITSLHGSQTMPGASSSLVVKFADTDKERTLRRMHQMAGQLGIFNPMTIQFGAYGAYTQAIMQQQAALMAAAQGTCLNPMAAIAAAQMQQMAAFNVSGLVAAPLTPSSGTSTPPGISTAPVPSIAAPIGVNGFSPLPPQSNGQPASEPIYTNGIHPYPAQSPTVADPLQQAYAGMQHYAAAYPAAYAPISQAFPQQAPIIPQQQREGPEGCNLFIYHLPQEFGDAELTQMFLPFGNVISAKVFVDRATNQSKCFGFVSFDNPTSAQAAIQAMNGFQIGMKRLKVQLKRPKDANRPY
- the CELF6 gene encoding CUGBP Elav-like family member 6 isoform X1, coding for MAAAGSGVAAAAEAGAAFSTANSGRVNGLSRPPGAIAMKDHDAIKLFVGQIPRNLEESDLKPLFEEFGRIYELTVLKDRFTGMHKGCAFLTYCARDSALKAQSALHEQKTLPGMNRPIQVKPADSEGRGEDRKLFVGMLGKQQSEDDVRRLFEPFGQIEECTILRGPDGASKGCAFVKYGSHAEAQAAITSLHGSQTMPGASSSLVVKFADTDKERTLRRMHQMAGQLGIFNPMTIQFGAYGAYTQAIMQQQAALMAAAQGTCLNPMAAIAAAQMQQMAAFNVSGLVAAPLTPSSGTSTPPGISTAPVPSIAAPIGVNGFSPLPPQSNGQPASEPIYTNGIHPYPAQSPTVADPLQQAYAGMQHYAAAYPAAYAPISQAFPQQAPIIPQQQREGPEGCNLFIYHLPQEFGDAELTQMFLPFGNVISAKVFVDRATNQSKCFGFVSFDNPTSAQAAIQAMNGFQIGMKRLKVQLKRPKDANRPY
- the CELF6 gene encoding CUGBP Elav-like family member 6 isoform X3; the protein is MAAAGSGVAAAAEAGAAFSTANSGRVNGLSRPPGAIAMKDHDAIKLFVGQIPRNLEESDLKPLFEEFGRIYELTVLKDRFTGMHKGCAFLTYCARDSALKAQSALHEQKTLPGMNRPIQVKPADSEGRGEDRKLFVGMLGKQQSEDDVRRLFEPFGQIEECTILRGPDGASKGCAFVKYGSHAEAQAAITSLHGSQTMPGASSSLVVKFADTDKERTLRRMHQMAGQLGIFNPMTIQFGAYGAYTQAIMQQQAALMAAAQGTCLNPMAAIAAAQMQQMAAFNVSGLVAAPLTPSSGTSTPPGISTAPVPSIAAPIGVNGFSPLPPQSNGQPASEPIYTNGIHPYPAQSPTVADPLQQAYAGMQHYAAYPAAYAPISQAFPQQAPIIPQQQREGPEGCNLFIYHLPQEFGDAELTQMFLPFGNVISAKVFVDRATNQSKCFGFVSFDNPTSAQAAIQAMNGFQIGMKRLKVQLKRPKDANRPY
- the CELF6 gene encoding CUGBP Elav-like family member 6 isoform X4, which translates into the protein MAAAGSGVAAAAEAGAAFSTANSGRVNGLSRPPGAIAMKDHDAIKLFVGQIPRNLEESDLKPLFEEFGRIYELTVLKDRFTGMHKGCAFLTYCARDSALKAQSALHEQKTLPGMNRPIQVKPADSEGRGEDRKLFVGMLGKQQSEDDVRRLFEPFGQIEECTILRGPDGASKGCAFVKYGSHAEAQAAITSLHGSQTMPGASSSLVVKFADTDKERTLRRMHQMAGQLGIFNPMTIQFGAYGAYTQAIMQQQAALMAAAQGTCLNPMAAIAAAQMQQMAAFNVSGLVAAPLTPSSGTSTPPGISTAPVPSIAAPIGVNGFSPLPPQSNGQPASEPIYTNGIHPYPAAYPAAYAPISQAFPQQAPIIPQQQREGPEGCNLFIYHLPQEFGDAELTQMFLPFGNVISAKVFVDRATNQSKCFGFVSFDNPTSAQAAIQAMNGFQIGMKRLKVQLKRPKDANRPY